The Candidatus Neomarinimicrobiota bacterium sequence GAAAGCCACCATGAGCATAAATCCATAGGACGGGATTTTGACAGGGCCGATTTCAATGATATAAGGTATCATGCCAGTTTGTTTCCACAATTTGAACAGAAATTTGTAGTGCCGTCAATCTTCACTCCACAGTTGGGGCAGAAATTTTCCCCCATGTCAATCGTAGACATTTTTTGCTTTTTTTCTGATTGCCAAAAGACTACACCAATAAGAACTACAACAATGCAGAGAATTGCATACGGTTCGTAGGTGGGAAGACTGTACCGATTCACAACTCCGGACTGGGGGGTGTCTGACTGTAAATTCTGAGGCGGCATCCTTTCCAGCATGTCCTGTAAGATGTCAACAGTCAGTCTTCCTGTCCTGTTGATGTAAGAGAATGAGAACGTTTTCGGCGTGCCTGCTGGGAGGAGCTGTGATATGTGCTTCCTCATATAAGAAAGACCATGGTCATCACTGATGCTGTCAAGTCCCGTTTCCGAGAATCTAAAATTTTCGCCACCCAGCGGTTGCTGAATTGCGACGTGGTATTCCTCCAGCGGATAATTCAGTTGGAGAATGTATTCTCCCTCTCTTCGATCTCCTTCACTGAATGGATTGTAATAGAACTCAATCTGAAATTCCTGTTTAACAATTCTGGTATCGATCCACCGCCTTCCCGATTCTCGAATCTCTGGTAACGGTGAAAGATTGGAAGATGTATCGCTTTGACCAATAGCCATAGCCACTTCCGCCCCCTCCGGCAAAGGAAATTTTAAATTCAGGGGTAATCTCTCATTCGCGATCTCACCCGTCAGGATCACCAGCACGCCGGGTCGATCGTACTCCGGCCAAATGGCGGCGATGAAACTTTTAAAGGGACTGTCTTGGGCT is a genomic window containing:
- a CDS encoding zinc ribbon domain-containing protein — its product is MKTRSRTVFLLLAGLLSASQAQDSPFKSFIAAIWPEYDRPGVLVILTGEIANERLPLNLKFPLPEGAEVAMAIGQSDTSSNLSPLPEIRESGRRWIDTRIVKQEFQIEFYYNPFSEGDRREGEYILQLNYPLEEYHVAIQQPLGGENFRFSETGLDSISDDHGLSYMRKHISQLLPAGTPKTFSFSYINRTGRLTVDILQDMLERMPPQNLQSDTPQSGVVNRYSLPTYEPYAILCIVVVLIGVVFWQSEKKQKMSTIDMGENFCPNCGVKIDGTTNFCSNCGNKLA